The following are from one region of the Lacinutrix sp. Bg11-31 genome:
- a CDS encoding DUF1660 family phage protein, translating into MFCKLFGHKYEVSKKITYHVKEYKCCKCNKQLTTSSNGELVELTPKYIEINSILSKIHTKKQAKLRKEELHVAYKMTS; encoded by the coding sequence ATGTTTTGTAAGCTATTTGGCCATAAATACGAAGTTTCTAAAAAAATAACGTATCACGTAAAAGAATATAAATGCTGTAAATGCAATAAACAACTAACCACTAGTAGTAATGGAGAACTAGTAGAGCTTACTCCAAAATACATAGAAATAAACTCTATTTTATCTAAAATACATACTAAAAAACAGGCAAAACTTCGCAAAGAAGAATTACATGTTGCTTATAAAATGACATCTTAA
- the sufB gene encoding Fe-S cluster assembly protein SufB, whose amino-acid sequence MSKYTEDDLREELKTKEYEYGFFTDIESETFPIGLNEDIVRAISKKKDEPEWMTQWRLEAFKVWKAMEEPDWANVNYTKPDFQAIAYYSAPVAVDPNKTLDDVDPDLLAMYKKLGISVDEQKKMNNVAMDIVVDSVSVATTFKKTLAEKGIIFMPISEAIQEHPELVRKYIGTIVPTTDNFYAALNSAVFSDGSFCYIPKGVKCPMELSTYFRINQGGTGQFERTLLVADEGSYVSYLEGCTAPSRDENQLHAAVVELIALDNAEIKYSTVQNWYPGNAEGVGGVYNFVTKRGLCEKNAKISWTQVETGSAVTWKYPSCILKGDNSVGEFYSIAVTNNYQQADTGTKMIHLGKNTKSTIISKGISAGKSQNSYRGLVQVSARADNARNFSQCDSLLMGNECGAHTFPYIEVKNKSAMIEHEATTSKIGEDQIFYCNQRGIDTEKAIALIVNGFSKDVLNKLPMEFAVEAQKLLEISLEGSVG is encoded by the coding sequence ATGTCGAAATATACTGAAGACGATTTAAGAGAAGAACTTAAAACCAAAGAATACGAATACGGTTTTTTTACAGATATAGAATCTGAAACATTTCCTATTGGTTTAAATGAAGATATTGTTCGCGCCATTTCTAAGAAAAAGGATGAACCAGAATGGATGACGCAATGGAGACTGGAAGCCTTTAAGGTATGGAAAGCAATGGAAGAGCCAGATTGGGCAAATGTAAATTATACAAAGCCAGATTTTCAAGCCATTGCTTATTACTCTGCTCCTGTTGCTGTAGATCCTAATAAAACATTAGACGATGTAGATCCAGATTTATTAGCGATGTACAAAAAGCTAGGAATCTCTGTAGATGAGCAAAAGAAAATGAACAACGTAGCAATGGATATTGTTGTTGATTCTGTTTCTGTAGCTACTACATTCAAAAAAACATTAGCAGAAAAAGGTATTATTTTTATGCCAATTTCTGAAGCAATACAAGAGCATCCAGAACTAGTTAGAAAATACATTGGTACTATAGTGCCAACAACAGACAACTTTTATGCAGCTTTAAATTCTGCAGTATTTAGTGATGGTTCGTTTTGTTACATCCCAAAAGGTGTAAAGTGTCCAATGGAATTGTCTACATATTTTAGAATTAATCAAGGTGGAACAGGACAGTTTGAACGCACATTACTTGTCGCAGACGAAGGTAGTTATGTCTCTTACCTAGAAGGTTGTACGGCACCAAGTAGAGATGAAAACCAATTACACGCAGCAGTTGTAGAGCTTATTGCTCTTGACAATGCAGAAATAAAATACTCAACGGTACAAAACTGGTATCCAGGAAATGCTGAAGGAGTAGGTGGTGTTTATAACTTTGTAACTAAACGTGGTTTATGCGAGAAAAACGCTAAAATCTCATGGACACAAGTTGAAACTGGCTCTGCAGTTACATGGAAATATCCAAGTTGTATTTTAAAAGGTGATAACTCGGTAGGCGAATTTTATTCTATTGCAGTAACAAACAATTACCAACAGGCAGATACTGGAACAAAAATGATTCACTTGGGAAAAAACACCAAATCGACTATTATTTCTAAAGGTATTTCGGCTGGAAAATCGCAAAACTCTTATCGTGGATTAGTGCAAGTAAGTGCACGTGCAGACAATGCGCGTAACTTCTCGCAATGCGATAGTTTATTAATGGGTAACGAATGTGGAGCACATACGTTTCCATACATAGAAGTAAAGAATAAAAGTGCCATGATTGAGCACGAGGCGACTACAAGTAAAATTGGTGAGGATCAAATTTTTTATTGTAATCAACGTGGTATTGATACAGAAAAAGCAATTGCTCTAATTGTTAATGGTTTTAGTAAAGATGTACTAAATAAGTTACCAATGGAATTTGCAGTAGAAGCACAAAAACTATTAGAAATTAGCCTTGAAGGCTCAGTCGGATAA
- a CDS encoding aminotransferase class V-fold PLP-dependent enzyme has product MLDINQIRKDFPILNREVNGKPLVYFDNAATSQTPQQVIDVIVDYYSNYNANIHRGVHTLSQEATDKYEAARHTIKTHFNAKHAYEIILTSGTTESINLVAHGFASLLNKGDEIIVSALEHHSNIVPWQMLCEKTGAILKVIPMNLKGELEMDSYTKLLSDKTKLVFVNHISNALGTVNPIEKIIEQAHKFGAAVLIDGAQACPHIKPNVQELDVDFYVASAHKICGPTGVGMLYGKEEWLTKLPPYQGGGEMIDQVSFEKTTYAGLPHKFEAGTPNICGGIAFGAALDYMNAIGFDNISKYENELLAYGTKRLLEIEGLKIYGTSKNKTSVISFNLEGIHPYDVGTLLDKMGIAVRTGHHCAQPIMAFYNIPGTVRASFAFYNTKEEIDTLVEGVKKAKMMLS; this is encoded by the coding sequence ATGCTAGACATAAACCAAATTCGTAAAGACTTCCCAATACTTAACCGTGAAGTAAATGGCAAACCTTTGGTGTATTTTGACAATGCAGCAACCTCACAAACACCGCAACAAGTAATAGATGTTATTGTAGATTATTATAGTAACTACAATGCAAATATTCATAGAGGAGTACATACATTAAGTCAAGAAGCAACAGACAAATACGAAGCTGCAAGACACACAATTAAAACTCATTTTAATGCTAAACACGCTTACGAGATAATATTAACTTCTGGAACAACAGAAAGTATTAATCTTGTTGCTCATGGTTTTGCTTCTCTATTAAATAAAGGAGACGAAATTATTGTTTCAGCTCTAGAGCATCATAGTAATATTGTGCCTTGGCAAATGTTATGTGAGAAAACTGGTGCTATTTTAAAGGTTATTCCAATGAATCTAAAAGGTGAATTGGAAATGGATAGTTATACAAAATTACTTTCAGACAAAACAAAATTGGTTTTTGTAAATCATATTTCAAATGCACTAGGAACTGTAAATCCTATAGAAAAAATTATAGAACAAGCACATAAATTTGGTGCTGCTGTATTGATTGATGGCGCACAAGCTTGTCCGCATATTAAACCAAACGTTCAAGAATTAGATGTCGATTTCTACGTAGCTTCTGCACATAAAATATGTGGTCCAACAGGTGTTGGAATGTTATATGGAAAAGAAGAATGGCTTACTAAGCTACCTCCTTATCAAGGTGGTGGAGAAATGATAGATCAAGTTAGTTTCGAAAAAACAACTTACGCAGGTTTACCACATAAATTTGAAGCAGGCACACCTAACATTTGTGGAGGTATTGCTTTTGGTGCAGCCTTAGATTATATGAATGCTATTGGTTTCGATAACATTTCAAAATATGAAAATGAATTGTTAGCCTACGGAACAAAAAGGTTATTAGAAATTGAAGGTTTAAAAATTTACGGAACTTCAAAAAATAAAACATCTGTAATTAGTTTTAATTTAGAAGGCATACACCCTTACGATGTTGGTACTTTACTAGACAAGATGGGAATTGCTGTAAGAACTGGCCATCATTGCGCACAACCAATAATGGCTTTTTATAACATTCCTGGAACTGTTCGCGCTTCCTTTGCTTTTTATAATACTAAAGAAGAAATTGATACCTTAGTAGAAGGTGTTAAAAAAGCAAAAATGATGCTTTCTTAA
- the sufD gene encoding Fe-S cluster assembly protein SufD — translation MSLKEKLVSSFLAFENNIDIDSPIHDIRSEAIKTFENDGFPSKKEEAWKYTSLNSVLKHDYSVFPKQENAIEYNDIKKYFIHDIDTYKIVFIDGKFASNLSQTTHDGIDVCLMSSALNKPKYRLVIENYFNKIAPKDSLTSLNTAFSNEGAYIHIPKNKLVQKPIQIIHFSTGNEAALMLQPRNLIVVDENSHVQIMERHQSLTDNPVLTNSVTEIFANKRAIVDYYKVQNDNKNASLIDSTYVNQKDQSHCLVHTFSFGGKLTRNNLNFYQNGEYMDSTMKGITIIGDKQHVDHNTLVHHIEPNCESHQDYKGIFADSSTGVFNGKVVVDKLAQKTNAFQSNNNILLSNKASINTKPQLEIFADDVKCSHGCTIGQLDESALFYMKQRGIPEKEARALLMYAFSNNVLSSVKIPELKQRITNIIANKLGVNIGFDL, via the coding sequence ATGAGTTTAAAAGAAAAATTAGTATCATCCTTTTTAGCATTCGAAAACAATATCGATATAGATTCGCCTATTCATGATATTCGTAGTGAAGCTATTAAGACCTTCGAAAACGATGGTTTCCCTTCAAAAAAGGAAGAAGCTTGGAAATATACGTCGTTAAACAGTGTATTAAAACACGATTATAGCGTATTTCCAAAACAAGAGAATGCTATAGAATATAATGATATCAAAAAATATTTTATTCACGATATCGACACTTATAAAATTGTATTTATAGATGGTAAGTTCGCATCTAACTTATCGCAAACAACTCACGATGGTATAGATGTTTGTTTAATGTCTTCGGCTTTAAACAAGCCAAAATACAGGTTGGTTATTGAAAATTATTTCAATAAAATAGCACCTAAAGATAGTTTAACATCTTTAAATACAGCGTTTTCAAACGAAGGTGCTTACATTCACATTCCAAAAAACAAATTGGTACAAAAACCAATTCAAATTATACATTTTTCTACAGGTAATGAGGCTGCTTTAATGCTTCAACCTAGAAATTTAATTGTTGTTGATGAGAATTCTCATGTTCAGATTATGGAACGTCATCAAAGTTTAACAGATAATCCTGTTTTAACTAATAGTGTTACTGAGATTTTTGCGAATAAACGTGCTATTGTAGATTACTATAAAGTGCAAAATGATAACAAAAACGCATCTTTAATAGACAGTACTTATGTTAATCAGAAAGATCAAAGTCATTGTTTAGTGCATACTTTTTCTTTTGGAGGAAAGTTGACGCGTAACAATCTAAACTTTTACCAAAATGGTGAGTATATGGATTCTACAATGAAAGGCATCACCATTATTGGAGATAAACAACACGTAGACCACAACACATTAGTACACCATATAGAACCAAATTGCGAAAGTCATCAAGATTACAAAGGTATTTTTGCAGACAGTTCAACAGGTGTTTTTAATGGTAAAGTTGTTGTAGATAAATTAGCGCAGAAAACAAACGCTTTCCAATCTAACAATAATATTTTACTAAGCAATAAAGCCTCTATAAATACAAAACCTCAGCTTGAAATTTTTGCAGACGATGTAAAATGTTCTCATGGTTGTACAATTGGACAACTAGATGAAAGCGCATTGTTTTACATGAAACAACGTGGTATTCCTGAAAAAGAAGCTAGAGCATTGTTAATGTATGCCTTTAGTAATAACGTTTTAAGTTCTGTTAAAATTCCAGAATTAAAACAACGTATTACTAATATAATTGCTAACAAACTAGGTGTTAATATTGGGTTCGATTTATAA
- the sufC gene encoding Fe-S cluster assembly ATPase SufC — translation MLQIKDLHASVEDKSILRGINLEVKAGEVHAIMGPNGSGKSTLASVIAGKEEYEVDKGQIFLNGEDLEELAPEERAHKGIFLSFQYPVEIPGVSVTNFIKTAINATRKSKGLGDMPAKDMLKMIREKSEMLEIDRKFLSRSLNVGFSGGEKKRNEIFQMAMLEPKLAILDETDSGLDIDALRIVANGVNKLKSKDNAVVLITHYQRLLDYIKPDFVHVLYNGRIVKSGGPELAHELEEKGYDWIKEEVNA, via the coding sequence ATGTTACAAATAAAAGATTTACACGCAAGTGTTGAGGATAAATCGATTTTAAGAGGTATTAACCTTGAAGTTAAGGCAGGAGAAGTACATGCAATCATGGGACCAAATGGTTCTGGAAAGAGTACTTTAGCTTCAGTTATTGCTGGGAAAGAAGAATATGAAGTAGATAAAGGACAAATTTTTTTAAATGGAGAAGATTTAGAAGAATTAGCTCCCGAAGAACGTGCTCACAAAGGTATTTTCTTGTCGTTTCAATATCCTGTAGAGATTCCTGGAGTTTCGGTAACAAACTTCATAAAAACAGCTATAAACGCAACACGAAAATCTAAAGGTCTTGGAGACATGCCTGCAAAAGACATGCTTAAAATGATTCGCGAGAAGTCTGAAATGCTAGAAATAGACCGTAAATTCTTATCTCGTTCTTTAAACGTAGGTTTTTCTGGAGGAGAAAAGAAACGTAACGAGATTTTTCAAATGGCAATGCTAGAACCAAAATTAGCCATCTTAGATGAGACAGATTCTGGTTTAGATATCGATGCTTTACGTATTGTTGCTAATGGTGTAAACAAATTAAAATCTAAAGATAATGCTGTCGTTTTAATTACACATTACCAACGTTTACTAGACTATATTAAGCCTGATTTTGTTCACGTATTATACAATGGTCGTATTGTAAAATCTGGAGGCCCAGAATTAGCACACGAACTTGAAGAAAAAGGCTACGACTGGATTAAAGAAGAGGTTAACGCTTAA
- a CDS encoding MbnP family protein, protein MKRIFALILCTTLAFTSCGEDQDDNLVLKTEAETTFNFTHSWNETEITNADFNTIQYTNENGEMLSVEKLRYVISDITFSREGEEDIVLDVYNLVDVTNNTNLTFTPETKIPTGEYTNVSFTFGLDNEDNAENYLDLNSESFNVPAMLGGGYHYMQFDGKFINSSDLEQGFNYHAIRAVDNPGINPTFPQDTFFNVDLGATIITNDATFKVKMNIAEWFKSPNLWDLNQFNQMLMPNSTAQIMMYENGASVFSLEAITQ, encoded by the coding sequence ATGAAAAGAATTTTTGCCTTAATATTATGCACAACTTTAGCATTTACATCTTGTGGTGAAGACCAAGATGATAACTTGGTTTTAAAAACTGAAGCTGAAACAACTTTTAATTTTACGCATAGTTGGAATGAAACTGAAATAACTAATGCAGATTTTAACACTATACAGTACACTAACGAAAATGGTGAAATGCTAAGTGTTGAAAAATTGCGTTATGTGATTTCTGATATTACTTTTTCTCGTGAAGGTGAAGAAGATATTGTTTTAGACGTTTACAATTTAGTTGATGTAACCAATAATACTAATTTAACTTTTACTCCAGAAACAAAAATTCCTACAGGAGAATACACAAATGTATCTTTTACTTTTGGACTAGATAATGAAGACAATGCAGAAAACTATTTAGATCTTAATTCTGAATCTTTTAATGTACCAGCAATGCTTGGTGGTGGTTATCACTACATGCAATTTGATGGAAAATTTATAAATTCAAGCGATTTAGAACAAGGTTTTAACTACCATGCCATTAGAGCAGTAGATAATCCTGGAATAAACCCTACATTTCCTCAAGACACCTTTTTTAATGTTGATTTAGGTGCCACTATTATAACAAACGATGCTACTTTTAAAGTAAAAATGAATATAGCAGAATGGTTTAAAAGTCCTAACCTTTGGGATTTAAATCAATTTAATCAAATGCTTATGCCAAATTCTACAGCTCAAATAATGATGTATGAAAATGGAGCTTCTGTTTTTAGTTTAGAAGCTATTACACAATAA
- a CDS encoding iron-sulfur cluster assembly accessory protein: MIKVSDTAKKKVVELMTDDGYNPTEDYVRVGVKSGGCSGLSYDLKFDKAKEDDDKVFEDNGVKIIVDKKSFLYLIGTTLEFSGGLNGTGFVFNNPNANRTCGCGESFSL, from the coding sequence ATGATAAAAGTTTCTGATACAGCTAAAAAGAAAGTCGTTGAATTAATGACAGACGATGGATATAATCCAACAGAAGATTACGTTCGCGTTGGTGTTAAAAGTGGTGGATGCTCTGGTTTGTCTTACGATTTAAAGTTTGACAAAGCCAAAGAGGATGACGATAAAGTTTTTGAAGATAATGGTGTAAAAATTATAGTCGACAAAAAAAGTTTTTTATACCTAATTGGTACAACTTTAGAATTTTCTGGAGGATTAAACGGAACAGGTTTCGTATTTAATAACCCAAATGCAAACCGTACATGCGGTTGCGGAGAAAGTTTCTCATTATAA
- the thiL gene encoding thiamine-phosphate kinase: protein MIEDKNQARTPLSELGEFGLIDHLTKQFEVKQKSTITSIGDDAAVLDFKNKQIVVTTDMLVEGVHFDLSYAPLKHLGYKAVVVNLSDVYAMNAEATQITVSIAVSNRFPLEALEELYEGITLASKIYNVDVVGGDTTSSTAGLIISITAIGEVNTEDIVLRKGAKPNDLLVVTGDLGGAYMGLQILEREKEVFKVNPNNQPDLDAYTYVMERQLKPEARGDIIKLLKDLGVKPTSMIDVSDGLSSEILHICKASDVGCDLYEEKLPLDPQVISTCEEFNMDSTTVVLNGGEDYELLMTISQEDFPKIKANPNLTVIGYITDKSVGANLVTRGETKIPLQAQGWKNFDS, encoded by the coding sequence ATGATAGAAGATAAAAATCAAGCACGTACACCATTAAGTGAATTAGGAGAATTTGGACTTATAGACCATCTTACTAAGCAGTTTGAAGTTAAGCAGAAATCTACCATTACAAGTATTGGAGACGATGCTGCAGTTTTAGATTTTAAAAACAAGCAAATTGTAGTAACTACAGATATGTTAGTTGAAGGTGTGCATTTTGATTTAAGTTATGCACCACTAAAACATTTAGGTTATAAAGCTGTGGTTGTAAATTTATCTGACGTTTATGCTATGAATGCTGAAGCGACCCAGATTACAGTATCAATAGCTGTTTCTAACCGTTTTCCTTTGGAAGCATTAGAAGAGCTTTATGAAGGGATTACCTTAGCATCAAAAATATATAATGTTGATGTTGTTGGAGGAGATACAACATCTTCTACCGCAGGATTAATAATTTCTATAACAGCAATTGGTGAAGTAAATACAGAAGACATTGTCCTTAGAAAAGGAGCAAAGCCAAACGACTTACTTGTTGTAACAGGTGATTTAGGTGGTGCTTATATGGGACTTCAAATTTTAGAACGTGAAAAAGAAGTGTTTAAAGTAAACCCAAATAATCAACCAGATTTGGATGCATACACTTATGTAATGGAGCGACAATTAAAACCAGAAGCGAGAGGTGATATTATTAAATTACTGAAAGATTTAGGCGTAAAACCAACTTCAATGATTGATGTTAGTGACGGTTTATCTTCAGAAATTTTACACATTTGTAAAGCTAGTGATGTAGGTTGCGATTTATATGAAGAGAAATTACCTTTAGATCCACAGGTTATTTCAACTTGCGAAGAGTTTAATATGGATAGTACAACTGTAGTATTAAATGGAGGTGAAGATTACGAGTTGTTAATGACAATATCACAAGAAGATTTTCCGAAAATAAAAGCCAATCCTAATTTAACAGTTATTGGATATATTACAGACAAAAGTGTTGGTGCAAATTTAGTTACTAGAGGAGAAACAAAGATACCATTGCAAGCGCAAGGTTGGAAAAACTTCGATAGTTAA
- a CDS encoding cytochrome-c peroxidase: MKNWFVYLLLIVSVLACSKNDAPETETYEPTPLALNIPQLFSDNIIAPVIPSNNPQTVEGVALGKKLFFDKKLSGDQTMACVSCHSPQHAFTDNTPTSDGIDGFFGTRNSMPLFNLAWNYGERFTWDGKELSIERQALEPVQNPIEMHSDWNDVVDKLQSDNDYPELFRLAFKTSTITKELTTKALAQFERTLISANSKFDKFSLGTATLTPQEQNGLNVFMDETKGDCFHCHGNPNNPLWTDNIFHNNGLDSNFTDLGLGGVTGDTNDNGKFKSPSLRNLAYTAPYMHDGRFNTIEEVIEFYSTGLQYSSTIDTLMKKVEFGGVNLTEEDKADLKAFLLTLSDPSFLTNPDFQE, encoded by the coding sequence ATGAAAAACTGGTTCGTATACCTATTACTTATTGTTTCTGTTTTGGCTTGCTCAAAGAATGACGCTCCAGAAACAGAAACCTATGAACCTACACCTTTAGCATTAAATATTCCTCAGCTATTTTCAGACAATATAATTGCACCTGTAATACCAAGTAATAATCCGCAAACAGTGGAAGGTGTTGCTTTAGGCAAAAAACTATTTTTCGATAAAAAACTCTCAGGCGATCAAACAATGGCTTGTGTTTCATGCCATTCACCACAACATGCTTTTACAGATAACACACCAACAAGTGATGGAATAGATGGTTTTTTTGGCACTAGAAATTCTATGCCATTATTTAACTTGGCTTGGAATTATGGTGAACGTTTTACTTGGGATGGTAAAGAATTAAGTATAGAGCGTCAAGCTTTAGAACCAGTGCAAAACCCAATAGAAATGCATAGCGATTGGAACGATGTCGTAGATAAATTACAATCTGATAACGACTATCCAGAATTGTTTCGTTTAGCTTTTAAAACATCAACCATCACAAAAGAATTAACAACAAAGGCTCTCGCTCAATTTGAACGCACATTAATTTCTGCAAATTCAAAATTCGATAAATTTTCTTTAGGCACTGCAACATTGACTCCTCAAGAACAAAATGGCTTAAATGTATTTATGGACGAAACTAAAGGAGATTGTTTTCATTGTCATGGCAACCCAAATAATCCATTATGGACTGATAATATATTTCATAATAATGGCTTAGACTCTAACTTTACAGACCTTGGTTTAGGAGGTGTAACTGGAGACACAAACGACAATGGAAAATTTAAAAGTCCATCATTAAGAAATCTAGCTTATACTGCTCCATACATGCACGACGGCAGGTTTAACACAATAGAAGAGGTAATAGAATTTTACAGCACAGGCTTACAATATTCGTCGACAATAGATACATTAATGAAAAAAGTAGAATTTGGAGGCGTAAATCTTACTGAAGAAGATAAAGCAGATTTAAAAGCTTTTCTACTAACATTATCTGACCCTTCATTTCTTACAAATCCTGACTTTCAAGAGTAA
- a CDS encoding choice-of-anchor B family protein has protein sequence MKLLKMKNIKNSISLLLICLAIVFAFNNCSNETTSDAPVADTDGDGIPDSSDNCLETANPDQADLDGNGVGDVCDPDGDDDGIIDTLDNCPFFANPDQLDSDNDGIGDVCENDEDDDGIPDDFDNCVTIANTEQLDTDNDGSGDACDTDDDNDGIEDAIDNCPLTPNPDQADTDGDGIGDVCDFNPLFPCENGMAGDYPCNGIDLLAVIDLQTLGGSASSEGSDIWGWTDPTNNSEYAIIALSNATAFIDVTNPTNPIFLGRLNSNAGSNAWRDVKVYSNHAFIVADNVGAHGMQVFDLTRLRNVTNAPETFTADAVYSGVGSCHNIVINENEGVAYLVGCNSTNGGGPIFVDISNPTNPTLLGDYTAGGYSHDAQVVTYNGPDTDYTGKQIYVGSNGNTDKVVILDVTDKNNVIPISDFTYPQTAYAHQGWFTDDHAYFILGDEVDEQNFGFNTKTLIFDFTDLDNPSLSSTYLGPTAAIDHNGYVKGNEYYLANYRAGMRILDISNISAPTNAMTETAFFDTYPSSNSANFNGVWSVYPYFASGNIIISDIEGGLFIVRKSN, from the coding sequence ATGAAATTACTAAAAATGAAAAACATAAAAAACAGCATATCACTTCTATTAATTTGCCTTGCAATAGTCTTCGCTTTTAATAATTGTTCTAATGAAACTACAAGCGACGCTCCTGTAGCAGATACAGATGGTGATGGCATTCCTGATTCAAGTGATAATTGTTTAGAAACAGCAAATCCTGACCAAGCAGATTTAGACGGAAATGGTGTTGGTGATGTTTGTGATCCAGATGGTGATGACGATGGCATTATTGATACTCTTGACAACTGTCCATTTTTTGCTAATCCAGATCAATTAGATTCAGACAACGATGGAATTGGTGATGTTTGTGAAAACGATGAGGATGACGATGGTATTCCAGATGATTTTGATAACTGTGTTACTATTGCAAATACAGAGCAATTAGATACAGATAACGATGGTAGTGGTGATGCTTGTGATACGGATGATGATAACGATGGTATTGAAGATGCTATAGATAATTGTCCTTTAACACCAAATCCTGACCAAGCAGATACAGATGGAGACGGTATTGGTGATGTTTGTGACTTCAACCCTCTTTTTCCATGCGAAAATGGAATGGCTGGAGATTACCCTTGTAATGGAATAGATTTATTAGCTGTAATTGATTTACAAACTTTAGGAGGTAGTGCAAGTAGTGAAGGAAGTGATATTTGGGGATGGACTGACCCAACAAACAATAGTGAGTATGCTATTATTGCACTATCAAACGCTACAGCTTTTATAGATGTTACAAATCCTACAAATCCAATATTTTTAGGAAGATTAAACTCTAATGCTGGATCGAACGCTTGGAGAGATGTAAAAGTTTATAGTAACCATGCTTTTATTGTAGCCGATAATGTAGGAGCACATGGTATGCAAGTTTTCGATCTAACAAGATTAAGAAACGTTACAAATGCACCAGAAACGTTTACTGCAGATGCTGTTTATTCTGGAGTAGGAAGTTGCCATAACATTGTAATAAACGAAAACGAAGGCGTTGCCTATTTAGTTGGTTGTAACTCTACAAATGGTGGAGGACCAATTTTTGTGGATATTTCTAACCCAACAAACCCAACACTTTTAGGAGACTACACTGCTGGTGGTTATTCTCATGATGCGCAAGTTGTAACTTACAATGGTCCAGACACAGATTACACTGGTAAACAAATATATGTAGGTAGTAATGGTAACACAGATAAGGTTGTAATACTTGATGTTACAGATAAAAATAATGTAATACCAATTAGCGATTTCACATATCCACAAACAGCGTATGCTCACCAGGGCTGGTTTACAGACGATCATGCTTATTTTATTTTAGGTGATGAGGTAGACGAACAAAACTTTGGTTTCAACACAAAAACTTTAATATTTGATTTTACAGATTTAGATAACCCTTCTCTATCTTCTACATATTTAGGACCTACAGCAGCTATCGATCATAATGGATATGTTAAAGGAAATGAATATTACCTAGCTAATTATAGAGCTGGAATGAGAATATTAGATATTTCAAACATTTCGGCACCAACTAATGCAATGACAGAAACTGCCTTTTTCGATACGTATCCATCGAGCAACAGTGCTAACTTTAATGGTGTATGGAGTGTTTACCCATATTTTGCTAGTGGAAATATAATTATTAGTGATATTGAAGGCGGGCTTTTTATTGTTAGAAAAAGTAATTAA